A stretch of the Haloarcula ordinaria genome encodes the following:
- a CDS encoding ferritin-like domain-containing protein, with protein MSLRAPIASDHQLARLLQIGVVLEEVVEARAEKHAEATAEAEVVEMLEAAVAESAEHRERLETVIDELDAETVPFDEIQTLVEAQYESDQDFDGILYDQLCNEETAYKFYDDLIGAIEASDADFGVDRDHLLSVLETIRAEEAEGVEAVTELMEDYR; from the coding sequence ATGAGTCTCCGAGCCCCCATCGCGTCGGACCACCAGCTGGCCCGTCTCCTGCAGATCGGCGTGGTCCTCGAAGAGGTCGTCGAGGCCCGCGCCGAGAAGCACGCCGAGGCGACTGCCGAGGCGGAGGTGGTCGAGATGCTCGAGGCCGCCGTCGCGGAGTCCGCCGAGCACCGCGAACGGCTGGAGACCGTCATCGACGAGCTCGACGCGGAGACGGTCCCGTTCGACGAGATACAGACGCTCGTCGAGGCCCAGTACGAGAGCGACCAGGACTTCGACGGCATCCTCTACGACCAGCTGTGCAACGAGGAGACCGCCTACAAGTTCTACGACGACCTCATCGGGGCCATCGAGGCCTCCGACGCCGACTTCGGCGTCGACCGGGACCACCTGCTGTCGGTCCTCGAGACCATCCGCGCCGAGGAGGCCGAGGGCGTCGAAGCGGTCACCGAACTCATGGAGGACTATCGATGA
- a CDS encoding DUF7346 family protein, whose translation MRTVRDESGHHYLLVKESSDASLVRDPETGAQRHLPNDELEPVDGESPLVTAAGAVPAAVRRVLSAVHDDRSLGLLVELDARGPLSVHELLDAYDLCESDLHGLLAEFRAAGLIEEADAAGRRGYDATETTSEALAVLAP comes from the coding sequence ATGCGAACGGTCCGAGACGAGTCCGGGCACCACTATCTCCTGGTGAAGGAGTCGAGCGACGCCAGCCTCGTCCGCGACCCGGAGACAGGAGCCCAGCGACACCTTCCGAACGACGAACTCGAACCGGTAGACGGGGAGTCACCCCTCGTGACCGCGGCGGGGGCCGTGCCCGCGGCGGTCCGGCGCGTGCTGTCGGCGGTCCACGACGACCGGTCGCTGGGGCTGCTCGTCGAACTCGACGCGCGCGGGCCGCTGTCGGTCCACGAGCTGCTCGACGCCTACGACCTCTGTGAGAGCGACCTGCACGGCCTCCTCGCGGAGTTCCGTGCGGCGGGCCTCATCGAGGAAGCCGACGCGGCCGGCCGGCGGGGGTACGACGCGACGGAGACGACCAGCGAAGCACTGGCCGTCCTCGCGCCGTAG
- a CDS encoding metal-dependent transcriptional regulator, with product MNTQAQYLKAIYLAQQQADGPASTGAVADFLDVSPASANEMIGKLESRGLLEHEKYKGVDLTDEGIQQAREALQNYCIIERFLVEVLEVEEFRMEAKQLEGVIDETVAERLDTIIDREPQCPDCFDAEDDVCGLLDVAAEVTSD from the coding sequence ATGAACACACAGGCCCAGTACCTCAAGGCGATCTATCTCGCGCAGCAACAGGCCGACGGCCCCGCTTCGACGGGTGCCGTCGCCGACTTCCTCGACGTGAGTCCAGCGAGCGCGAACGAGATGATCGGCAAACTGGAGTCACGCGGCCTCCTGGAACACGAGAAGTACAAGGGGGTCGACCTCACCGACGAGGGCATCCAGCAGGCCCGGGAGGCCCTCCAGAACTACTGCATCATCGAGCGGTTCCTCGTCGAAGTCCTGGAGGTCGAGGAGTTCCGTATGGAGGCAAAGCAACTCGAAGGCGTCATCGACGAGACGGTGGCCGAGCGCCTCGACACTATCATCGACCGAGAGCCTCAGTGTCCGGACTGTTTCGACGCCGAAGACGACGTCTGCGGGCTGCTCGACGTCGCGGCCGAGGTCACCAGCGACTGA
- the sufB gene encoding Fe-S cluster assembly protein SufB has translation MSSDQDHLKETDTEARFEFKKEEKSAFQTEKGLTEETIRVISEDKDEPEWMLERRLRALEQFQQMPMPEGWPGAPDLSEVDIEQIVPYIRPDIETRGGAESWEDLPDEIKDTFDKLGIPEAEKNALSGVGAQYESEIVYQNMQERWEEKGVIFCDMDKAVQEHEDIVREHFMTKCVPPSDNKFAALHGAVWSGGSFVYIPEDTTVEMPVQAYFRMNSEGMGQFEHTLIIAEENSEVHYIEGCSAPKYSAFNLHSGGVEVFVGENAHVQYSTVQNWSKNTYNLNTKRAIVEADGTMEWVSGSMGSKATMLYPATILKGPGATDNHITIAFAGEGQDIDTGAKVYHNAPNTKSTIESKSISKDGGRTNYRGLVHISDGAENSSTSVECDALMFDNKSTSDTMPYMEIQENKVDVAHEATVGKIGDEDVFYLQSRGLDDDDAKQMIVAGFIEPITEELPIEYAVELNRLIELEMEGSLG, from the coding sequence ATGAGCTCAGACCAAGACCACCTCAAAGAGACCGACACCGAAGCCCGATTCGAATTCAAGAAGGAGGAGAAGTCCGCCTTCCAGACCGAGAAGGGCCTGACCGAGGAGACCATCCGGGTCATCTCGGAAGACAAGGACGAACCCGAGTGGATGCTCGAGCGCCGCCTGCGCGCCCTCGAACAGTTCCAGCAGATGCCGATGCCGGAGGGCTGGCCGGGCGCGCCCGACCTCTCGGAGGTCGACATCGAACAGATCGTCCCGTACATCCGCCCGGACATCGAGACGCGTGGCGGCGCGGAGTCCTGGGAAGACCTCCCGGACGAGATCAAAGACACCTTCGACAAACTGGGCATCCCGGAAGCCGAGAAGAACGCCCTTTCGGGCGTCGGCGCCCAGTACGAGTCGGAGATCGTCTACCAGAACATGCAGGAGCGCTGGGAGGAGAAGGGCGTCATCTTCTGTGACATGGACAAGGCCGTCCAGGAACACGAAGATATCGTCCGCGAGCACTTCATGACGAAGTGTGTCCCCCCGAGCGACAACAAGTTCGCCGCACTCCACGGTGCCGTGTGGTCCGGCGGGTCCTTTGTCTACATCCCCGAGGACACCACCGTCGAGATGCCGGTCCAGGCGTACTTCCGCATGAACAGCGAAGGCATGGGCCAGTTCGAGCACACGCTCATCATCGCCGAAGAGAACTCGGAGGTCCACTACATCGAGGGCTGTTCCGCCCCGAAGTACTCCGCGTTCAACCTCCACTCCGGCGGCGTCGAGGTGTTCGTCGGCGAGAACGCCCACGTCCAGTACTCGACCGTGCAGAACTGGTCGAAGAACACCTACAACCTCAACACCAAGCGCGCTATCGTCGAGGCCGACGGGACGATGGAGTGGGTCTCCGGGTCCATGGGCTCGAAGGCCACGATGCTCTACCCCGCGACCATCCTCAAGGGGCCGGGCGCGACGGACAACCACATCACCATCGCCTTCGCGGGCGAGGGCCAGGACATCGACACCGGCGCGAAGGTGTACCACAACGCGCCCAACACCAAATCCACCATCGAGTCCAAGTCCATCAGCAAGGACGGCGGCCGCACGAACTACCGTGGCCTCGTCCACATCTCGGACGGTGCCGAGAACTCCTCGACGTCCGTCGAGTGTGACGCGCTGATGTTCGACAACAAGTCAACCTCGGACACGATGCCGTACATGGAGATCCAGGAGAACAAGGTCGACGTCGCCCACGAGGCGACCGTCGGCAAGATCGGCGACGAGGACGTCTTCTACCTCCAGAGCCGCGGCCTGGACGACGACGACGCCAAGCAGATGATCGTCGCCGGCTTCATCGAGCCCATCACGGAGGAACTGCCAATCGAGTACGCCGTCGAACTGAACCGCCTCATCGAACTGGAGATGGAGGGGTCGCTCGGATAA
- a CDS encoding DNA-directed DNA polymerase: protein MTDETQRALGDFGAGGTADGDDRPVADEAAAIAGNGDGGADVVDIDDQQFPDVEETTEFVVTQVDYTVEGSGDDEFPVVHVFGRTEDREAVHARVYDFKPYFYAPVESATPDRLRQYDRITGWEEADADGEPYESIRGERLVKIFGQTPRDVGQMRDDFDHYEADILFPNRLLIDKDITSGVRVPARELDDGSLKVHHREITPVEASADPRVNTFDIEVDDRSGFPEEGEEPVLCLTSHDSYDDEYVVWLYQSPDGIDGPEALAGYEPIREDVDFDADVRIFEEEEAMLEAFVDYIVETDPDVLTGWNFDDFDAPYFLDRLEALQDYNHDYDLDVDRLSRVDEVWRSDWRGPDIKGRVVFDLLYAYKRTQFTELESYRLDAVGEQELGVGKERYSGDIGDLWEQDPERLLEYNLRDVELCVELDREQDIIDFWDEVRTFVGCKLEDATTPGDAVDMYVLHKLYGEFALPSKGQQASEDYEGGAVFDPITGVRENVTVLDLKSLYPMCMVTTNASPETKVDPEAYDGDTYVAPNGTHFRKEPDGVIREMVDELLTEREEKKERRNSFDPENPEYERLDRQQAAVKVIMNSLYGVLGWDRFRLYDKEMGAAVTATGREVIDYTDEVVENEGYEVVYGDTDSVMLQLGDIGPEDVEGDVSVTDEMREKHPEMDDAELTTLAATIGKGFELEDVINASYDEFATERLNASDHRFQIEFEKLYRRFFQAGKKKRYAGHIVWKEGKHVDDIDITGFEYQRSDIAPITKRVQKEVIDRIVHGEDAESIKTYVGEVIEDYQAGNVDFDDVGIPGGIGKQLDNYDTDTAQVRGAKYANLLLGTNFQRGSKPKRLYLDRVHSDFFERIEAEEGLDPAQDPLYGEFRRDPDVICFEYADQIPPEFEVDWDKMLEKTLKGPIARILEALDISWDEVKSGQEQTGLGQFM from the coding sequence ATGACTGACGAGACCCAGCGCGCCCTCGGGGATTTCGGGGCCGGGGGCACTGCGGACGGGGACGACCGGCCCGTCGCCGACGAGGCGGCGGCCATCGCCGGCAACGGCGACGGTGGGGCCGACGTCGTCGACATCGACGACCAGCAGTTCCCGGACGTCGAGGAGACGACGGAGTTCGTCGTCACCCAGGTCGACTACACCGTCGAGGGCAGCGGCGACGACGAGTTCCCGGTCGTCCACGTCTTCGGTCGGACCGAGGACCGGGAGGCCGTCCACGCCCGCGTCTACGATTTCAAGCCGTACTTCTACGCACCCGTCGAGAGCGCTACCCCGGACCGCCTCCGGCAGTACGACCGTATCACGGGGTGGGAGGAGGCCGACGCCGACGGCGAGCCCTACGAGTCGATTCGTGGCGAGCGCCTGGTCAAGATATTCGGCCAGACGCCACGCGACGTCGGCCAGATGCGTGACGACTTCGACCACTACGAGGCCGACATCCTCTTTCCCAACCGCCTGCTCATCGACAAGGACATCACGAGCGGCGTCCGCGTGCCAGCCCGGGAACTCGACGACGGGAGCCTGAAGGTCCATCACCGCGAGATTACCCCGGTCGAGGCCAGCGCCGACCCGCGGGTCAACACGTTCGACATCGAGGTCGACGACCGTTCGGGCTTCCCCGAGGAGGGCGAGGAACCCGTCCTCTGTCTCACCTCTCACGACTCCTACGACGACGAGTACGTCGTCTGGCTCTACCAGTCGCCCGACGGCATCGACGGTCCCGAGGCGCTGGCGGGCTACGAGCCCATCCGCGAGGACGTTGACTTCGATGCCGACGTGCGAATCTTCGAGGAAGAAGAGGCGATGCTCGAAGCGTTCGTCGACTATATCGTCGAGACCGACCCGGACGTCCTGACGGGCTGGAACTTCGACGACTTCGACGCGCCGTACTTCCTCGATCGCCTCGAGGCCCTCCAGGACTACAACCACGACTACGACCTCGACGTTGACCGCCTCTCCCGGGTCGACGAGGTCTGGCGCAGCGACTGGCGCGGCCCGGACATCAAGGGCCGGGTCGTCTTCGACCTGCTCTACGCCTACAAGCGCACCCAGTTCACCGAACTCGAGTCCTACCGCCTCGACGCCGTCGGCGAACAGGAACTCGGCGTGGGGAAGGAACGCTACTCGGGCGACATCGGCGACCTCTGGGAACAGGACCCCGAGCGCCTGCTGGAGTACAACCTCCGGGACGTCGAGCTGTGTGTCGAACTCGACCGCGAACAGGACATCATCGACTTCTGGGACGAGGTCCGGACGTTCGTCGGCTGCAAACTCGAGGACGCCACGACGCCCGGCGACGCCGTCGACATGTACGTCCTGCACAAACTCTACGGCGAGTTCGCGCTCCCCTCGAAGGGCCAACAGGCGAGCGAGGACTACGAGGGCGGGGCCGTCTTCGACCCGATTACCGGGGTCCGGGAGAACGTGACGGTGCTGGACCTGAAGTCGCTCTACCCCATGTGCATGGTGACGACGAACGCGAGTCCCGAGACGAAAGTTGACCCGGAGGCCTACGACGGCGACACCTACGTCGCGCCCAACGGGACCCACTTCCGGAAGGAGCCGGACGGCGTCATCCGGGAGATGGTCGACGAACTGTTGACCGAGCGCGAGGAGAAGAAAGAACGCCGGAATAGTTTCGACCCAGAGAATCCGGAGTATGAGCGCTTAGACCGCCAGCAAGCGGCAGTTAAGGTGATAATGAATTCGCTCTACGGGGTCCTGGGATGGGACCGCTTCCGCCTCTACGACAAGGAGATGGGGGCGGCGGTCACCGCGACTGGCCGGGAGGTCATCGACTACACCGACGAAGTCGTCGAGAACGAAGGGTACGAGGTCGTCTACGGTGATACTGACTCCGTCATGCTCCAACTCGGCGACATCGGGCCAGAGGACGTCGAGGGCGACGTCTCAGTCACCGACGAGATGCGCGAGAAGCATCCCGAGATGGACGACGCGGAACTGACGACGCTCGCGGCGACCATCGGGAAGGGATTTGAACTGGAGGACGTCATCAACGCCTCGTACGACGAGTTCGCGACCGAACGGCTGAACGCGAGCGACCACCGCTTCCAGATCGAGTTCGAGAAACTCTACCGACGGTTCTTTCAGGCGGGCAAGAAGAAACGGTACGCCGGCCACATCGTCTGGAAGGAGGGCAAGCACGTCGACGACATAGACATCACGGGCTTCGAGTACCAGCGCTCTGACATCGCGCCCATCACCAAGCGCGTCCAGAAGGAAGTCATCGACCGTATCGTCCACGGTGAGGACGCGGAGAGCATCAAGACGTACGTCGGCGAGGTCATCGAGGACTACCAGGCCGGGAACGTCGACTTCGACGACGTGGGCATCCCGGGCGGTATCGGGAAGCAACTGGACAACTACGACACCGACACCGCACAGGTCCGGGGCGCGAAGTACGCCAACCTCCTGCTGGGGACGAACTTCCAGCGCGGGTCGAAGCCAAAGCGGCTGTATCTCGACCGCGTGCACTCGGACTTCTTTGAGCGTATCGAAGCAGAGGAGGGGCTCGACCCGGCGCAGGACCCACTGTACGGCGAGTTCCGCCGGGACCCCGACGTCATCTGCTTCGAGTACGCCGACCAGATTCCTCCGGAGTTCGAGGTCGACTGGGACAAGATGCTGGAGAAGACGCTGAAAGGGCCCATCGCCCGCATCCTGGAGGCGCTGGACATCTCCTGGGACGAGGTCAAGAGCGGCCAGGAACAGACCGGTCTCGGGCAGTTCATGTGA
- a CDS encoding DUF7322 domain-containing protein: MDIPGDDDPDVSGNVFTEKSKHEPEEFDPDSLGPPTPTPSEADYQSDVAGLFVKLVVVFNVALLALALGPMLAYFRGQVDLGARVFLVGVVAFSYGTYEYVKFKRRETDDEREGESRDDAETESGSAEDDPECSGANKDGADVDARDQRDGTGGPHHNG, translated from the coding sequence GTGGATATCCCCGGCGACGACGACCCGGACGTGAGCGGGAACGTCTTCACAGAGAAGAGCAAGCACGAACCCGAGGAGTTCGACCCCGACAGCCTCGGCCCGCCGACGCCGACACCGAGTGAGGCCGACTACCAGAGCGACGTCGCCGGCCTGTTCGTCAAGCTCGTCGTCGTGTTCAACGTCGCCCTGCTCGCGCTTGCACTCGGCCCCATGCTGGCGTACTTCCGTGGCCAGGTCGACCTCGGAGCCCGGGTCTTCCTGGTCGGCGTCGTCGCCTTCTCCTATGGCACCTACGAGTACGTCAAGTTCAAGCGACGAGAGACAGACGACGAGCGCGAGGGAGAGAGTCGGGACGACGCCGAGACCGAGAGCGGGAGCGCGGAAGACGACCCGGAGTGTTCCGGCGCCAACAAGGACGGTGCGGACGTCGACGCGAGGGACCAGCGCGACGGGACAGGCGGCCCGCACCACAACGGCTAA
- a CDS encoding LysE family translocator: MLHWLSQSGPLALLPTAVGGVVFGLALAAPPGPMNAVIAEESALRGWRSGFAAGLGAMVADACFFVLALAGVATVVRSTPGLQRAMVAVGGLLMLWFAYGAVRDANALSSVEPADGESRGFRKAFVLALTNPYQVVFWLTVGVGLLEPGQVDVLAYLPVVGADLANALVVQTGHPLLVAGLFGGIVLWITGFPATIVAARRRVERLAPVVAWASAAVLAGTGVLFLARALGL, from the coding sequence ATGCTTCACTGGCTCTCGCAGTCCGGCCCGCTCGCCCTCCTCCCGACGGCTGTCGGTGGTGTCGTCTTCGGGCTCGCACTCGCGGCGCCCCCGGGGCCGATGAACGCCGTCATCGCCGAGGAGAGCGCGCTCCGTGGGTGGCGCTCGGGGTTCGCCGCCGGCCTCGGCGCGATGGTGGCCGACGCCTGTTTCTTCGTGCTGGCGCTGGCGGGCGTGGCGACGGTGGTCCGGTCGACGCCGGGACTGCAGCGCGCGATGGTCGCCGTCGGCGGCCTCCTGATGCTTTGGTTCGCCTACGGCGCGGTCCGGGACGCGAACGCGCTCTCGTCGGTCGAACCGGCCGACGGCGAGAGTCGCGGGTTCCGGAAGGCGTTCGTGCTGGCGCTGACGAACCCCTATCAGGTCGTCTTCTGGCTCACCGTCGGGGTCGGCCTGCTCGAACCTGGGCAGGTGGACGTCCTTGCCTATCTGCCGGTGGTCGGCGCGGACCTCGCGAACGCACTGGTGGTCCAGACCGGGCACCCGCTGCTGGTCGCTGGGCTGTTCGGGGGAATCGTCCTCTGGATAACGGGGTTCCCGGCGACTATCGTTGCCGCACGGAGACGCGTCGAACGACTCGCGCCGGTCGTGGCGTGGGCGAGCGCGGCCGTGCTGGCCGGCACCGGCGTCCTCTTTCTGGCCCGGGCGCTGGGCCTATGA
- the sufD gene encoding Fe-S cluster assembly protein SufD, translating into MSTQVHANLTESQVEQISEDLGEPDWLLETRKEALAALEDLDMPDVIRTPGRTWTNLDALDYETLVDPLDYAQEKDRIDAEGVDVLSWSEALAEHGDRIEEHFGSVVDPQRDYLTALSTALFSAGTVVYVPEGVDAEDVKIRTTMNSKSLFNYTLVIAEESSSVTILERQTTGDEVEGARYYSGVVEAVAGENAYVQYGTLQNLSEESYNYQVKRGHAGTYATVDWIEGNIGSRLTKSNVETRLLGDSSESQIVGAFFGHNDQHFDIASRVWHEAEHTVADLVTRGVLDDQARSVYEGVQDVGREAWDTSSYQRENTLMLSEESEADASPKLIINNHDTEASHSATVGQVDEEDMFYMTSRGVNPERAKNMLVEGFFVPVLEEVAVDELRDDLDDLIVERLTA; encoded by the coding sequence ATGAGTACGCAGGTACACGCAAATCTCACAGAGAGCCAGGTCGAACAGATCTCCGAAGACTTGGGCGAGCCCGACTGGCTGCTCGAGACACGGAAGGAGGCCCTCGCGGCGCTCGAGGACCTCGACATGCCCGACGTCATCCGGACGCCGGGCCGCACGTGGACGAACCTCGACGCGCTCGACTACGAGACGCTGGTCGACCCGCTCGACTACGCCCAGGAGAAAGACCGCATCGACGCCGAGGGCGTCGACGTGCTCTCGTGGAGCGAGGCGCTTGCCGAGCACGGCGACCGCATCGAGGAGCACTTCGGCAGCGTCGTCGACCCGCAGCGGGATTACCTCACTGCGCTGTCGACCGCGCTGTTCTCCGCCGGCACCGTCGTCTACGTCCCCGAGGGCGTCGACGCCGAGGACGTGAAGATCCGCACGACGATGAACAGCAAGTCGCTGTTCAACTACACGCTGGTCATCGCCGAGGAGTCTTCCTCGGTTACCATCCTGGAACGCCAGACCACCGGTGACGAGGTCGAGGGCGCGCGCTACTACTCCGGCGTCGTCGAGGCCGTCGCGGGCGAGAACGCCTACGTCCAGTACGGCACGCTCCAGAACCTCTCGGAAGAGAGCTACAACTACCAGGTCAAGCGCGGCCACGCCGGCACCTACGCCACGGTCGACTGGATCGAGGGCAATATCGGCTCGCGCCTGACGAAGAGTAACGTCGAGACGCGCCTGCTCGGTGACTCCTCAGAGTCCCAGATCGTCGGCGCGTTCTTCGGCCACAACGACCAGCACTTCGACATCGCGTCCCGAGTGTGGCACGAGGCCGAACACACCGTCGCCGACCTCGTCACCCGCGGCGTGCTCGACGACCAGGCCCGCTCGGTGTACGAGGGTGTCCAGGACGTCGGCCGCGAGGCCTGGGATACCTCCTCCTATCAGCGTGAGAATACGCTGATGCTCTCCGAGGAGTCCGAGGCCGACGCGTCGCCGAAGCTCATCATCAACAACCACGACACCGAGGCCTCCCACTCCGCGACGGTCGGGCAGGTCGACGAGGAGGACATGTTCTACATGACCTCTCGCGGTGTCAACCCCGAGCGCGCGAAGAACATGCTCGTCGAGGGCTTCTTCGTACCCGTCTTAGAGGAGGTCGCGGTCGACGAACTCCGCGACGACCTCGACGACCTCATCGTCGAGCGGCTGACGGCGTAA
- a CDS encoding ABC transporter ATP-binding protein: MAVLEINNLHAEVAEEDGEQILRGVDLEVQSGEIHALMGPNGSGKSTTAKVIAGHPAYRVTDGEVLIHLEDDEFGEDFEIPEDMRTWNLLELEPNERAALGVFLGFQYPAEIEGVTMVNFLRTALNAKLEEREELFEEDDEEEAEAEDTNEDAAGYDTSPMEGNVEEGEVGVAEFQQILQEKMEQLDMDEKFASRYLNAGFSGGEKKQNEVLQAAILEPSIAVLDEIDSGLDIDRLQDVSDGINALRDEQGAGILQITHYQRILDYVEPDHVHVMLDGKIAKSGGAELAEQLEDEGYDWVRDEVYEAA, encoded by the coding sequence ATGGCAGTACTCGAAATCAACAATCTCCACGCCGAAGTTGCCGAAGAGGACGGTGAGCAGATCCTTCGCGGTGTCGACCTCGAAGTGCAGTCGGGCGAAATCCACGCCCTGATGGGCCCGAACGGGTCGGGTAAGTCGACCACAGCGAAGGTCATCGCCGGGCACCCCGCCTATCGGGTCACAGACGGTGAGGTCCTCATCCACCTCGAGGACGACGAGTTCGGTGAGGACTTCGAGATTCCCGAGGACATGCGGACCTGGAATCTCCTCGAGCTCGAACCCAACGAGCGCGCCGCCCTGGGCGTCTTCCTGGGCTTCCAGTACCCCGCGGAAATCGAGGGCGTCACGATGGTGAACTTCCTCCGGACGGCGCTCAACGCCAAGCTCGAAGAGCGAGAAGAGCTCTTCGAGGAGGACGACGAGGAGGAAGCCGAGGCCGAAGACACCAACGAGGACGCCGCCGGCTACGACACCTCGCCGATGGAAGGGAACGTCGAAGAGGGCGAGGTCGGCGTCGCCGAGTTCCAGCAGATACTCCAGGAGAAGATGGAGCAGCTGGACATGGACGAGAAGTTCGCCTCCCGCTATCTGAACGCCGGCTTCTCCGGCGGCGAGAAGAAACAGAACGAGGTCCTCCAGGCCGCCATTCTCGAGCCCTCTATCGCCGTGCTCGACGAGATCGACTCCGGGCTGGACATCGACCGCCTGCAGGACGTCTCCGACGGCATCAACGCGCTCCGCGACGAGCAGGGCGCCGGCATCCTCCAGATCACCCACTACCAGCGCATCCTCGACTACGTCGAACCCGACCACGTCCACGTGATGCTCGACGGCAAGATCGCCAAGTCCGGCGGCGCCGAACTGGCCGAGCAACTCGAGGACGAAGGGTACGACTGGGTCCGCGACGAAGTCTACGAGGCCGCGTAA
- a CDS encoding DUF7331 family protein: MSHHASPDGEADRSEALRSEPALPEAVQTTETYETDEGTVFYDAENPLAWLQTDTAVTLQDAV; encoded by the coding sequence ATGTCGCACCACGCATCCCCCGACGGCGAGGCGGACAGGTCTGAAGCGCTCCGGTCGGAGCCGGCACTCCCCGAGGCGGTACAGACGACCGAAACCTACGAGACCGACGAGGGGACAGTATTCTACGACGCGGAGAACCCGCTCGCGTGGCTGCAGACCGATACTGCGGTCACGTTGCAAGACGCAGTCTGA
- a CDS encoding HD domain-containing protein: MGIEIKESPISDEEFEAMQEFVHDYLAASVENEGEGGRMRWYPWHSAEYRFNHILNVVDIATKIARREGANEDVTRVAALFHDIAKLEAEQDLHAEAGARIAREYLVAHGDYPDSFVDQVCAAVEDHSYQGDLDDLSLETRCLIEADILDKVGANGTALMLLRMGYEARTHMDTAEMVERVIERGEDARERVVSDTADSLIHQRLKRTRWFQEWLEIEVAEMAAEEDPLDDVATGMGES, translated from the coding sequence GTGGGTATCGAGATTAAAGAGTCGCCCATCTCCGACGAGGAGTTCGAGGCGATGCAGGAGTTCGTCCACGACTACCTCGCCGCGAGCGTCGAGAACGAGGGCGAGGGTGGACGGATGCGCTGGTACCCGTGGCACTCGGCCGAATATCGGTTCAACCACATCCTCAACGTGGTAGACATCGCGACGAAGATCGCGCGCCGCGAGGGCGCCAACGAGGACGTCACGCGAGTCGCGGCCCTCTTCCACGACATCGCGAAACTGGAGGCCGAACAGGACCTCCACGCGGAGGCCGGGGCGCGCATCGCGCGCGAGTACCTCGTCGCCCACGGAGACTACCCCGACTCGTTCGTCGACCAGGTGTGTGCCGCCGTCGAGGACCACTCCTACCAGGGTGACCTCGACGACCTCTCGCTGGAGACGCGCTGTCTCATCGAGGCCGACATCCTCGACAAGGTCGGTGCCAACGGCACCGCGCTCATGCTGTTGCGGATGGGCTACGAGGCCCGCACGCACATGGACACCGCCGAGATGGTCGAGCGCGTCATCGAACGCGGGGAGGACGCCCGCGAGCGCGTCGTCAGCGACACGGCCGACTCGCTCATCCACCAGCGGCTGAAGCGCACCCGCTGGTTCCAGGAGTGGCTCGAGATCGAGGTCGCGGAGATGGCCGCCGAGGAGGACCCGCTGGACGACGTCGCGACCGGCATGGGCGAGTCATAG
- a CDS encoding GNAT family N-acetyltransferase, translating into MNIRTAEPADRPAIRDVARRSLQASYSLGPQAITSAIEEWYDEDRLDEIMADEDHTVLVADRDGQVVAFSESVVPGDDTGTLLWLHVDPAHRGEGIASELFEETRDHLTDLGAAHLDGRVLADNVEGNAFYTDRGFDQVGTDEVEIDGRTYVENIYAEAEQWGREPIEADDGRTVYIDHDNSERGSIAPFNVVFVDEEGQDRYGYFCSNCNTLANSMDSMGRIECDSCGNVRKPLRWDAAYL; encoded by the coding sequence ATGAACATCCGAACGGCCGAGCCGGCAGACAGGCCTGCCATCAGAGACGTCGCGCGGCGGTCGCTGCAGGCCTCGTACTCGCTGGGACCACAGGCCATCACCAGCGCCATCGAGGAGTGGTACGACGAGGACCGCCTGGACGAAATCATGGCCGACGAAGACCACACGGTACTGGTCGCCGATCGGGACGGCCAGGTCGTCGCCTTCTCCGAGAGCGTCGTCCCGGGGGACGACACGGGAACGCTGCTGTGGCTGCACGTCGACCCCGCCCACCGCGGGGAGGGTATCGCCTCGGAGCTGTTCGAGGAGACTCGCGACCACCTCACGGACCTCGGTGCCGCGCACCTCGACGGGCGCGTCCTCGCGGACAACGTCGAGGGGAACGCCTTCTACACCGACCGCGGGTTCGACCAGGTCGGGACCGACGAGGTCGAGATCGACGGCCGGACCTACGTCGAGAACATCTACGCGGAGGCCGAACAGTGGGGCCGGGAGCCCATCGAGGCGGACGACGGCCGGACCGTCTACATCGACCACGACAACTCCGAACGCGGGTCTATCGCGCCGTTCAACGTGGTCTTCGTCGACGAGGAGGGGCAGGACCGCTACGGCTACTTCTGTAGCAACTGCAACACCCTCGCCAACTCCATGGACTCGATGGGGCGCATCGAGTGTGACAGCTGCGGGAACGTCCGCAAACCCCTGCGCTGGGACGCTGCCTACCTCTAG